In Verrucomicrobiia bacterium, the following are encoded in one genomic region:
- a CDS encoding transcriptional repressor: MLSARRQAAKERFLEFLARQKLRLTGPRRAIIDCVFSTSEHFTAEQLLGWARAVDPTVSRATVYRTLPLLTASGLVREMDFGRGQKYYDPNYAEHPEHNHIICVDCNKIFEFEDELLLKREDEISFKMGFKPQARRLQLTASCEELRRRGICKNKDEEEHAHEHPAPPGAGRGGRRRRPGRSA; encoded by the coding sequence ATGTTGAGCGCCCGGCGGCAAGCGGCCAAAGAACGCTTCCTTGAATTTCTCGCGCGCCAGAAATTGCGGCTGACTGGCCCGCGCCGCGCCATCATTGATTGCGTTTTCAGCACCAGCGAGCACTTTACCGCCGAGCAATTGCTGGGCTGGGCGCGGGCGGTGGATCCCACAGTCTCACGTGCCACCGTGTACCGGACGCTGCCCTTGTTGACGGCCAGCGGGCTGGTGCGCGAGATGGATTTCGGGCGGGGGCAGAAGTATTACGATCCCAATTACGCGGAGCACCCGGAGCACAACCACATCATTTGTGTGGACTGCAACAAGATTTTTGAATTTGAGGACGAGCTGCTGCTGAAGCGGGAGGACGAGATCAGTTTCAAAATGGGCTTCAAACCCCAGGCCCGGCGCCTGCAGCTCACCGCCTCCTGCGAGGAATTGCGCCGGCGCGGCATCTGCAAAAACAAGGACGAGGAGGAGCATGCGCACGAGCATCCCGCTCCGCCGGGCGCCGGCAGGGGCGGCAGGCGGCGCCGGCCCGGACGCTCCGCCTAG
- a CDS encoding TetR/AcrR family transcriptional regulator, with translation MKAQDASARERLLRAALKHFAERGYAGASVQDIVDDAKVTKPTLYYYFGNKAGLYHALIDLAYDERLRLLQESVIQAGPSLEAQLISLIQAQFEFARRNRELMRIGFATMFAAPREVPNPAYCLARAQRNFNFVVQLVREAQQRREIDPALDATEATLAIYGMMAFHVLAHLANPDHGLNQTRAQFITRVFLQGLHGAQAASRQKSTPAPPPRRRAIHRKSPPAFRRSAPGR, from the coding sequence ATGAAGGCCCAGGATGCCTCAGCCCGGGAGCGTTTGCTGCGCGCGGCACTCAAGCATTTTGCCGAGCGCGGGTATGCCGGCGCGTCCGTCCAGGATATTGTGGATGATGCCAAGGTCACCAAACCCACCCTGTACTACTATTTTGGCAACAAGGCGGGCCTTTACCACGCCCTGATTGACCTGGCTTACGATGAGCGGCTGCGGCTGTTGCAGGAGTCTGTGATCCAGGCCGGCCCCTCGCTTGAGGCCCAACTCATCTCGCTCATCCAGGCCCAATTTGAATTTGCGCGCCGCAATCGGGAGCTGATGCGCATCGGCTTTGCCACCATGTTTGCCGCCCCCCGCGAGGTGCCCAACCCCGCCTATTGCCTGGCCCGCGCCCAGCGCAATTTCAACTTTGTCGTCCAACTGGTGCGCGAAGCCCAACAGCGGCGGGAAATTGATCCGGCCCTGGATGCCACGGAAGCCACCCTGGCCATCTATGGCATGATGGCCTTTCATGTGCTGGCGCACCTGGCCAATCCGGATCATGGCCTCAATCAGACACGGGCCCAATTTATCACCCGCGTCTTCTTGCAAGGACTGCACGGAGCACAGGCGGCCTCACGGCAAAAATCAACTCCTGCGCCTCCCCCCCGAAGGCGGGCGATTCACAGGAAGTCCCCGCCGGCCTTCCGCCGGTCCGCCCCTGGCCGCTAG
- a CDS encoding TonB-dependent receptor: MRILSLWWRNLGWAAVVGLAAGVCAQEATNTSVILTIEGRVEVARAGQDVWTPAQPNQVLNPGDRVRTGRDSRASLRLYNQSVLRLSEVTTMVIQAPPNKKSPLLDLKNGSVFMFDRGKPSDLEFRAKKASGAVRGTEFFLSTAEEGETVLVAVFDGAVQVSNEVGQVALNSGEQTLIEEGKRPEKTAVINAINLIQWGLYYPGVLDPRELQLDQVPELAPSLADYRAGDLLGALAKYPANREPASDAERVYRAGLALAVGRVEAAEALLQQVPAGSAAAAGAGALRTVIQAVKFEQRTAPPPAPATASEWMAESYYYQSRSQLPSAMNAARQAARLSPDFGFALARMAELEFSFGRIGAMEAQLDRALTLSPRHAQAHVLRGFAHAARGRITEALSCFEQAIALDGALGNAWLGRGLCRIRQGQAQAGLEDLQTAAALEPQRSLLRSYLGKAYSHGRDARQAAHELSLARKLDAGDPTPVFYRALLHRQENRLNAAVRDLEESIRLNDNRSVYRSRLLLDQDRAVRSANLAGIYQDAGLTEVAVREAFKAVYSDYGNYSAHLFLANSYDALRDLRGTVLRYETPWLSEYLLANLLAPANAGVLSPQISQNEYSRLFDRDRVGLVSLTEYASNGDWLQKVAQYGVLGGTAWCLETLYLAENGYGAPNRQMEHLTVSLKVKQQVTQQDGLYFQAVYFDGAMGDVSQRYDPLTTVRTFRLKDNQEPLLMAGYHREWSPGHHTLLLVTRLHNHLRVSNPAQRTMILDYSFAPLAGVIRVGLVQELDERSEIYTAELQQIIQRERHNTVLGGRLQAGEYDVTSRQRNPTVFPAFFSPGFAANQSVSVELSRFGAYAYHSWEIARPLTLMAGVAYDHFQYPVNLRLSPVSARTESVDRISPKAGFILTPYQGATVRGGYARYLGEVGFEQSFVLEPTQVAGFNQALRNLVPDALFGPTPASRGEIFGLAFEQKLPTQTYLGASGELLFSDVNRELGVFALRELPPFRPETTREQYDFRERTLRLYVNQLLGEEWSLGANYRLSHAQVQQRIPVIPETLSPLAAAQTRGLLHQLHLYVAFNHRCGFFSRLEGIWSQQHNQGFNPDRPGDDFWHFNAFAGYRFKRGRAEIKLGVLNLADQDYRLNPVNTFLELPRERTFFASLFWRF, encoded by the coding sequence ATGCGCATTCTGTCATTGTGGTGGAGAAATCTCGGTTGGGCGGCCGTGGTGGGGCTGGCCGCCGGTGTGTGCGCCCAGGAGGCCACCAACACCTCCGTCATCCTCACCATCGAGGGCCGCGTGGAAGTGGCCCGCGCCGGCCAGGACGTGTGGACACCCGCCCAGCCCAATCAGGTGTTGAATCCGGGCGATCGGGTGCGGACGGGCCGCGACAGCCGGGCCAGTCTGCGCTTGTACAACCAGAGCGTGCTGCGGTTGAGCGAGGTCACCACCATGGTCATTCAGGCCCCGCCCAACAAGAAAAGCCCGCTGCTCGATTTGAAAAACGGGTCTGTCTTCATGTTTGATCGCGGCAAGCCGTCGGATCTGGAATTTCGCGCCAAAAAAGCCTCGGGCGCGGTGCGCGGCACCGAGTTTTTCCTGTCCACCGCCGAGGAGGGCGAAACCGTGCTGGTGGCGGTGTTTGATGGAGCGGTGCAGGTGAGCAATGAAGTGGGCCAGGTGGCGCTGAATTCAGGCGAGCAAACGCTGATCGAAGAGGGCAAACGGCCGGAAAAGACCGCGGTGATCAACGCGATCAATCTCATTCAATGGGGCCTGTATTATCCCGGCGTTTTGGATCCGCGTGAGCTGCAACTCGATCAGGTGCCGGAGCTGGCTCCTTCCCTGGCCGATTATCGGGCGGGGGATTTGTTGGGCGCCCTGGCCAAGTACCCGGCGAACCGTGAGCCGGCCAGCGATGCCGAGCGAGTCTATCGGGCGGGGCTGGCCCTGGCGGTGGGGCGGGTGGAGGCGGCGGAGGCCCTGCTGCAGCAGGTGCCGGCGGGCAGCGCCGCAGCGGCAGGAGCGGGGGCGCTGCGCACGGTGATTCAGGCGGTCAAATTCGAGCAGCGGACTGCTCCGCCGCCGGCTCCGGCCACGGCTTCGGAATGGATGGCGGAGTCGTATTATTACCAATCGCGCTCGCAACTGCCCTCGGCGATGAATGCCGCCCGCCAGGCGGCGCGGCTGTCCCCGGACTTCGGTTTTGCGCTGGCCCGGATGGCGGAGCTGGAGTTCAGTTTTGGGCGAATTGGCGCCATGGAAGCGCAACTGGACCGGGCCTTGACTCTGTCACCGCGCCACGCCCAGGCTCATGTGCTGCGCGGGTTTGCGCATGCGGCCCGGGGGCGCATCACCGAAGCCCTCAGTTGCTTCGAGCAGGCCATTGCGCTGGACGGCGCCCTGGGCAATGCCTGGCTGGGCCGCGGCCTCTGCCGCATCCGGCAGGGGCAGGCGCAGGCGGGGCTGGAGGACTTGCAAACCGCCGCGGCACTGGAGCCGCAGCGCTCGCTGCTGCGCAGTTATCTGGGCAAGGCCTACAGCCACGGACGCGATGCACGGCAGGCGGCGCATGAGCTGTCCCTGGCCCGCAAACTGGATGCGGGGGATCCCACGCCCGTCTTTTATCGCGCCCTCCTTCATCGGCAGGAGAATCGGCTCAATGCGGCGGTGCGTGATTTGGAGGAATCCATCCGGCTGAATGACAATCGCAGCGTGTATCGCTCGCGGTTGTTGCTGGATCAGGATCGCGCCGTGCGCAGCGCCAATCTGGCGGGCATCTATCAGGACGCCGGCCTGACCGAGGTGGCGGTGCGTGAGGCCTTCAAGGCGGTGTACAGCGATTACGGCAATTATTCAGCGCACTTGTTTTTGGCCAACAGTTACGATGCCCTGCGCGATCTGCGCGGCACGGTGTTGCGCTACGAGACACCGTGGCTCAGCGAGTATCTGCTGGCCAATCTCCTCGCGCCGGCCAATGCGGGCGTGCTCTCGCCACAGATCAGTCAGAACGAATATTCACGGCTGTTTGACCGTGACCGGGTGGGCCTGGTCAGCCTGACAGAATACGCCAGCAACGGCGACTGGCTCCAGAAAGTGGCCCAGTATGGTGTGCTGGGCGGCACGGCATGGTGCCTGGAAACTTTGTATCTAGCGGAGAACGGCTACGGCGCGCCCAACCGGCAGATGGAGCATCTGACGGTCTCGCTCAAAGTCAAGCAACAGGTGACGCAACAGGATGGCCTGTATTTTCAGGCGGTGTACTTTGACGGGGCCATGGGGGATGTCTCGCAGCGTTATGATCCACTGACCACGGTGCGGACCTTCCGGCTGAAGGACAATCAGGAGCCGTTGTTGATGGCGGGTTATCACCGGGAATGGAGTCCGGGCCATCACACGCTGTTGTTGGTGACACGGCTGCATAATCATCTGCGCGTGAGCAACCCGGCGCAACGAACCATGATTCTCGACTATTCGTTTGCGCCGCTGGCGGGGGTCATTCGGGTGGGGTTGGTGCAGGAACTGGATGAGCGCTCGGAAATCTACACGGCCGAGCTGCAACAAATCATTCAGCGTGAGCGCCACAACACAGTCCTCGGCGGCCGCCTCCAGGCGGGGGAATACGATGTGACCAGCCGCCAGCGGAATCCCACAGTGTTTCCCGCCTTCTTCTCGCCGGGGTTTGCGGCCAATCAATCGGTCTCGGTGGAACTGAGCCGCTTCGGGGCGTATGCTTATCATTCGTGGGAGATTGCGCGGCCGCTGACCCTGATGGCGGGCGTGGCGTATGATCATTTTCAATATCCGGTGAATCTGCGGCTTTCGCCGGTCTCCGCCCGGACCGAGTCGGTGGACCGGATCTCCCCCAAGGCGGGCTTTATCCTGACACCTTATCAAGGGGCCACGGTGCGCGGCGGTTATGCGCGTTACCTGGGCGAGGTGGGCTTTGAGCAGAGTTTTGTGCTTGAGCCCACCCAGGTGGCCGGCTTCAACCAGGCGCTGCGCAATCTGGTGCCGGATGCCCTGTTTGGCCCCACGCCGGCCTCCCGCGGCGAAATCTTCGGCCTGGCTTTCGAACAAAAACTGCCCACACAAACTTATTTGGGCGCGAGCGGAGAGCTTCTGTTTTCGGATGTCAATCGGGAGCTGGGGGTGTTTGCTTTACGGGAATTGCCGCCCTTCCGGCCGGAGACGACCCGCGAGCAGTACGACTTTCGGGAGCGCACTTTGCGCTTGTATGTCAATCAACTGCTGGGTGAGGAGTGGAGTCTGGGGGCCAATTACCGCCTGAGCCACGCCCAGGTGCAGCAGCGCATCCCGGTGATTCCGGAGACGCTGAGTCCGCTGGCGGCGGCGCAGACGCGGGGCCTGCTGCATCAACTCCACCTGTACGTGGCCTTCAATCATCGCTGCGGCTTCTTCAGCCGGCTGGAGGGCATCTGGTCCCAGCAGCACAATCAGGGCTTCAACCCGGACCGCCCCGGGGATGACTTCTGGCATTTCAACGCCTTTGCCGGTTACCGCTTCAAACGCGGCCGGGCGGAGATCAAACTGGGTGTGCTGAATCTGGCGGATCAGGATTACCGCCTCAATCCGGTGAACACTTTCCTCGAATTGCCGCGCGAGCGCACGTTCTTTGCCTCGCTGTTCTGGCGGTTCTAA
- a CDS encoding PSD1 and planctomycete cytochrome C domain-containing protein, translated as MQRASIMLLGGAAVVCWLVPALGAAPAPRTTPVTIHYNRDVRPILSDNCFHCHGPDEKDRKADLRLDTRAGATDPRDGMPAIVPGHPEKSLLWKRITTTDPDDLMPPPASHKKLTPEQKEILRAWIGAGAPYQPHWAFVPPQRPPMPPVKQSSWVRTPVDRFILAELEARKLKPSPEAPRETLVRRVKLDLTGLPPSPEEVEAFVKDRRPDAYERMIERFMALPAYGEHQARYWLDAVRYGDTHGLHLDNERGHWPYRDWVVKAFNDNKPFDQFTIEQIAGDLLPNATREQLVASGYNRCNVTTSEGGAIDEEFYVRYAVDRTETTATVWMGLTLGCAVCHDHKYDPISQKEFYRLYAFFNNAADAAMDGNALLPPPSLKLPTPEQEKQLADYEGRIAALEQRIRQTAAGLNYTDPATLTNAPKAQPVEVVWVDDDFPAGAKPQYNGGTPATQWIDSRQGPVHSGQRALKRTASGLAQDFFNTTNALTLGPAARLFAHVYLDPANPPKAIMLQFHSNGWEHRANWGDAQAISYGAGNARVRTEMGPLPPAGQWVRLEVEAEKVGLRAGDKLTGFAFTQFDGTVFWDRAGVQSTPDPASDPAHSLLAWLKQMRALGDNARLPAPLAEWVKQPPEKLKPEQQQKLREHYLSQVHQPSRPVFEPLFKELHPLKEARQKLDESIPSTLIMREREGAQRRKAHVLKRGQYDQPGEEVTPGVPAFLPPLPPSATTNRLDLARWLVSPQHPLTARVIVNRLWQQFFGVGIVKTANDFGMQSDWPSHPELLDWLATEFIAMGWDVKQFQKMLLRSAAYRQDSKVTPKLLEVDPENRLLARGPRFRLDGEVIRDSALFVSGLLNPRMGGRGVRPYQPPGIWEAVGYTTSNTAKYTQDHGEALYRRSLYVFWKRTAPPPIFTTFDAPSRESSCTRRERSNTPLQALLLMNDIPYVECARQLATRMLKEGGSLPPQRLTYGFRLVTGRAPSASEMNILRQSLESHLARYRANTEAARQLVRVGEWPVDESLDTAELAAYTLVANLLLNLDEVVTKN; from the coding sequence ATGCAGCGGGCGTCCATCATGCTTTTGGGGGGCGCGGCGGTGGTGTGTTGGCTGGTGCCGGCCCTCGGGGCCGCGCCGGCGCCGCGCACCACGCCGGTCACCATTCATTACAACCGCGATGTGCGGCCGATTTTGTCCGACAACTGTTTTCACTGTCACGGGCCGGATGAAAAGGATCGGAAGGCCGATTTGCGGCTCGATACCCGGGCCGGGGCAACCGATCCGCGGGATGGTATGCCGGCCATCGTGCCGGGGCATCCCGAGAAAAGCCTCTTGTGGAAACGCATCACGACAACGGACCCCGATGATCTGATGCCGCCGCCCGCCTCGCACAAAAAATTGACCCCGGAGCAAAAGGAAATCCTGCGGGCATGGATTGGCGCGGGAGCGCCCTATCAGCCGCACTGGGCTTTTGTGCCGCCACAGCGCCCCCCCATGCCGCCGGTCAAACAGTCATCCTGGGTGAGGACGCCGGTGGATCGTTTTATTTTGGCGGAGTTGGAGGCGCGGAAACTCAAACCGTCCCCGGAGGCCCCGCGGGAAACGCTGGTGCGGCGGGTCAAACTGGATTTGACCGGTCTGCCCCCCTCTCCGGAGGAGGTGGAGGCCTTTGTGAAAGACCGGCGGCCGGATGCCTACGAGCGCATGATTGAACGATTCATGGCCCTGCCGGCGTATGGCGAGCACCAGGCGCGATACTGGCTGGACGCGGTGCGCTACGGGGATACCCACGGCCTGCATCTGGATAACGAGCGCGGCCATTGGCCGTATCGCGACTGGGTGGTGAAGGCGTTCAATGACAACAAGCCGTTTGATCAATTCACGATCGAGCAAATTGCCGGCGATCTGCTGCCCAACGCCACGCGGGAGCAACTGGTGGCCTCGGGGTACAACCGCTGCAATGTCACCACCAGCGAGGGCGGGGCGATTGACGAGGAGTTTTATGTGCGTTATGCGGTGGACCGCACCGAGACCACGGCCACCGTCTGGATGGGATTGACCTTGGGATGCGCCGTCTGCCATGACCACAAATACGATCCCATCTCACAAAAGGAGTTCTACCGGCTGTACGCCTTTTTCAACAACGCCGCAGATGCGGCGATGGACGGCAACGCGCTCCTGCCCCCGCCTTCGCTCAAGCTGCCCACCCCCGAGCAGGAAAAACAGTTGGCGGACTATGAGGGGCGGATTGCAGCCCTGGAGCAGCGCATCCGGCAAACCGCCGCCGGCTTGAATTATACCGATCCAGCCACCCTGACCAACGCGCCCAAGGCCCAGCCGGTGGAGGTGGTTTGGGTGGACGATGACTTTCCGGCGGGCGCCAAACCCCAGTACAACGGCGGCACGCCCGCCACGCAATGGATTGACAGCAGGCAGGGGCCGGTGCACAGCGGCCAGCGCGCACTCAAACGCACCGCCAGCGGGCTGGCGCAGGACTTTTTTAACACCACCAATGCCCTGACGCTGGGGCCGGCCGCCCGTCTCTTTGCTCATGTTTATTTGGATCCGGCGAATCCTCCCAAGGCCATCATGTTGCAATTTCATTCCAACGGTTGGGAGCATCGGGCCAACTGGGGGGATGCCCAGGCGATTTCCTACGGCGCAGGCAACGCGCGGGTGCGGACGGAAATGGGCCCGCTGCCCCCCGCCGGCCAGTGGGTGCGGCTGGAGGTGGAGGCGGAAAAGGTGGGTTTGCGGGCGGGAGACAAACTCACCGGCTTTGCGTTCACTCAATTTGACGGGACGGTTTTTTGGGACCGGGCCGGGGTGCAGAGCACGCCCGACCCCGCCAGTGACCCGGCCCATTCGTTGCTGGCGTGGCTCAAACAGATGCGCGCGCTGGGGGATAATGCCAGGCTGCCCGCCCCGCTGGCGGAGTGGGTGAAACAACCGCCCGAGAAGCTCAAGCCGGAGCAGCAACAAAAGTTGCGCGAGCATTATTTGTCCCAGGTTCATCAGCCGTCGCGCCCGGTGTTTGAGCCGCTGTTCAAAGAGTTGCATCCGCTCAAAGAGGCCCGGCAAAAACTGGATGAATCCATCCCTTCCACCTTGATCATGCGTGAGCGCGAAGGCGCGCAGCGGCGCAAGGCCCATGTGCTCAAGCGCGGCCAGTACGATCAACCGGGCGAAGAGGTGACGCCAGGGGTGCCGGCCTTCCTGCCGCCCTTGCCGCCCTCGGCCACCACCAACCGGCTGGATTTGGCCCGCTGGCTGGTGTCGCCGCAGCATCCCTTGACGGCGCGGGTCATCGTGAATCGTTTGTGGCAGCAGTTCTTCGGGGTGGGCATCGTGAAGACAGCCAATGATTTTGGCATGCAAAGCGACTGGCCCTCGCATCCCGAATTGCTCGACTGGCTGGCCACGGAATTTATTGCCATGGGCTGGGACGTGAAACAGTTTCAAAAAATGCTGCTGCGGTCGGCGGCCTACCGGCAGGATTCCAAAGTCACGCCCAAGTTGTTGGAGGTGGATCCGGAAAACCGGTTGCTGGCGCGCGGGCCGCGTTTTCGTCTGGATGGCGAGGTGATTCGCGACAGCGCCCTGTTTGTGAGCGGCCTGTTGAATCCCAGGATGGGCGGGCGCGGGGTGCGCCCCTATCAGCCGCCGGGCATCTGGGAGGCGGTGGGCTACACCACCAGCAACACGGCCAAATACACTCAGGACCACGGCGAGGCCCTGTACCGCCGGAGTTTGTATGTGTTCTGGAAGCGCACGGCGCCGCCGCCGATTTTCACCACCTTCGATGCGCCTTCGCGGGAGTCCTCCTGCACGCGCCGGGAGCGCTCCAACACGCCCCTGCAGGCGTTGCTGCTCATGAATGATATTCCTTACGTGGAATGTGCGCGGCAGCTTGCCACCCGCATGCTGAAGGAGGGGGGGAGTTTGCCGCCCCAGCGTTTAACCTATGGGTTTCGCCTGGTCACCGGCCGCGCGCCGTCCGCGTCCGAGATGAACATCTTGCGGCAGTCGCTGGAATCGCACCTGGCCCGCTACCGCGCCAACACGGAGGCGGCGCGCCAACTGGTGCGGGTGGGTGAATGGCCCGTGGACGAATCCCTGGACACGGCCGAGCTGGCGGCCTACACGCTGGTGGCCAATTTGTTGTTAAACCTGGATGAAGTGGTGACCAAGAATTAG
- a CDS encoding DUF1501 domain-containing protein: protein MHPLDEFITLQNRRHFFKNAGLAVGRIALAGLLFPEVLKAAVSSGPRPAGHPHPALPGLPHFAPKAKRIIYLFMNGAPSQIDLLDYKPKLAELFDKDIPPSVRGNQRLTTMTSGQTRFPIAPSIYKFKQYGRSGAWFSELLQHTATVADELAIIKTVHTEAINHDPAVTYIQTGSQIPGRPSLGSWLAYGLGSECDNLPAFVVMTPRWSAKRDAQALYQRLWGSGFLPSKYQGVALRAKGDPVLFLKNPPGVDAEARRDMLQALNRMNEQQFLRYGDPEIQTRIAQYEMAFRMQASVPELTDISKEPPEVLKLYGPEVTEPGTFAHSALLARRLAERGVRVIQIFHREWDHHGDLPRDLPLQCRDVDHACAGLIKDLKQRGMLEDTLVVWGGEFGRTVYCQGPLSRDNYGRDHHPRNFCVWLAGGGVKPGITYGETDDFSYNIVDKPVHIRDLNATILHCMGIDHERLTYRFQGLDQRLTGVEPSKVIKDILI from the coding sequence ATGCATCCGCTGGACGAATTCATCACGCTGCAAAATCGCCGGCACTTTTTCAAAAATGCCGGCCTGGCGGTGGGCCGCATTGCGCTGGCCGGGCTGCTGTTTCCCGAGGTGCTGAAAGCTGCCGTGAGCAGCGGCCCCCGGCCGGCCGGACATCCGCATCCGGCCCTGCCGGGCCTGCCGCATTTTGCGCCCAAGGCCAAACGCATCATTTACTTGTTCATGAATGGGGCGCCGTCGCAGATTGATCTGCTGGATTACAAACCCAAGCTGGCGGAGCTGTTTGACAAGGACATCCCCCCCTCGGTGCGCGGCAATCAGCGGCTGACGACCATGACCTCCGGCCAGACGCGATTTCCCATCGCCCCATCCATTTACAAGTTCAAGCAGTATGGCCGGAGCGGCGCATGGTTCAGCGAGCTGTTGCAGCACACGGCGACCGTGGCCGACGAGCTGGCCATCATCAAAACGGTGCACACCGAGGCCATCAACCATGATCCGGCGGTGACCTATATCCAGACCGGCAGCCAGATTCCCGGGCGTCCCAGTCTGGGTTCATGGCTGGCCTATGGCCTGGGGAGCGAATGCGACAATCTCCCGGCGTTTGTAGTCATGACCCCGCGATGGTCCGCCAAACGCGATGCGCAGGCCCTTTACCAGCGATTGTGGGGCAGCGGCTTTCTGCCCTCCAAATACCAGGGAGTGGCGTTGCGGGCCAAGGGCGATCCGGTGCTCTTTCTAAAAAATCCGCCGGGGGTGGACGCGGAGGCGCGGCGGGACATGCTGCAGGCCTTGAATCGCATGAACGAGCAGCAGTTCTTGCGTTATGGGGATCCGGAAATCCAAACCCGCATTGCCCAATACGAAATGGCTTTTCGCATGCAGGCTTCGGTGCCGGAATTGACGGACATTTCCAAGGAGCCGCCGGAAGTGCTCAAACTGTACGGGCCGGAGGTGACGGAACCCGGCACTTTTGCCCACAGCGCCCTGCTGGCGCGCCGGCTGGCCGAGCGCGGGGTGCGGGTGATTCAGATTTTTCACCGGGAATGGGATCATCATGGCGATTTGCCGCGCGATCTGCCCCTGCAATGCCGGGATGTGGATCACGCCTGCGCGGGATTGATCAAGGATTTGAAGCAGCGCGGCATGCTCGAGGATACCTTGGTGGTGTGGGGGGGCGAGTTTGGCCGCACGGTCTATTGCCAGGGCCCGCTTTCCCGCGACAACTACGGCCGGGATCATCATCCGCGCAATTTCTGCGTCTGGCTGGCGGGCGGGGGCGTCAAACCGGGCATCACGTACGGCGAGACGGATGATTTCAGCTACAACATCGTGGATAAACCGGTGCACATCCGCGACTTGAACGCCACCATCCTCCACTGCATGGGCATTGATCACGAGCGGTTGACGTATCGGTTTCAGGGGCTGGATCAGCGGTTGACGGGCGTGGAACCATCGAAGGTGATCAAGGATATTTTGATTTAA